The nucleotide sequence GGAGCGACGCCTCGAGTCGCTCCTGCAGGTCGTCGAGGTCGATGTCGGGACTCTCCGGCATGACCTTGATCTTGGCGGCGACCTTGCCCATGCTTACGGCCCCCTGAACCCGCAGTCCGGGCACTCGTAGAGGTTGCTCTGTTTGCGACATTTCGCACAGCGGTAGATCTGCTGTCCGCAGTCCGGGCATTTGAACGAGGCGGCACTCATCCCGGAGATGTTGATGCCACAGGAGACACATTGACGCTCCTGCTTTCCTTCCGTCTGGCTCATACAGTGACGAACCCGCTCGCGGGTTTTAATCGTTGTCTTTCGGGTTTCGAGGCGCGAGGGCTTCGGGGCCGGTGCCGGCGGTCGCTCACCCGGGTGCCCTGAACGCCTTGAGTCGGAACCGCAACACGACCGTTTCGACGGCGGCGGGATCCCCCTCCCACGTGACGAGCACCTCCGTCAGTCGGTAGGCACCGACGGGAATCGTCCGGGTGTCGAGCGTCGCCCGCCACCCCGGTCCCTCGACCGTCCGCTCGTCGACCCGTTCGCCCCCGAGCCCCTCCAGGTATCCGACCGCCTGTGGCACCGAGAGCCCGCGAAATCCCCGGGTGACGCGGAGCCGGTCGCCGATTTCCGACCGCTCGATCGGCGGAATCGCGTCGAGTGCTGCCTGTCGTTTCCGGTCGGCCCGTGTCAGTGTCAGTGTACTCATCGGCGCTCACCCACGTGTTCCTTCGACCTGTGAAGACGTATACATGAGAGCCGATTCCCCCGATCCGGGAGTCGGCGGCGGCCGGCTCGATCACGACGGGACGACGGCCGGCGCGAGCACCGCCATCAGATGGACCCGCCTGACGCCGAGTACGACCGGGAGCAGGCCCACGAACGTCGCGAGCGCGAACACCGCCAGCCCGACCACGCCCGCGAACAGGTAGGCGACGGCGACCAGCAGACACCCGGTCCCGAGCGACACGCGGGTGTAATCGAGGCGGCCGACCGTCCGGAGGTAGGCGTCGCCGACGGAGACGACGAGGGCGAAGCCGGCGGCGGCCGCGAGACAGGTCGCTCCCACGAGCGGGAGGAGGGGCCCCGTGGCGTCGACTCGCTCCATCGCGACCATCACGCCGGTGCGGGGCGTACCCAGCGCGACGAGGGCGAAGAGGGCGAAGACGGTGTTCGCCGTGTTGGCGCCGCTGGAGGCGACGAGGAAGCCGCGCGCGCCGGAGCGACCGGGAACCACCGGGAGGACGAGGACCGTCCCGACGGCCGCGGAGACGCCCGGGAGGTAGCCGACGAGCGCGCCCGCACCGGCGCCGGCGCCCGCCGTCCCGAGGACCGTCCGCCGGCCGAGGGAGACCGTTGGTTCGGCCTGTGGCGGGACACCCTCGCCCTCCAGGGCCTCGATCAACACGGGGGCCCCGAACAGCCCGGCGAACAGGGGCGCGAGGACGCTCCCGGCGGCGGCCAGTCCGGCCGGATCGAGGGCGAGCGTCGCCCACCCGAGGCCGGCGGCGACGGCGAGGGTTCCCACGGCGGCGAGGCGTCGCCGCCAGGTGGGTTCGGTAGCGACGACGACGAGCGCCACGCCGGCGAGCACGAGCGGGAGGTGTCGACGGAGCGTCGGGTAGACGGCGTCGACGACGCGGGTCAACGGGACGGCGACGGGGAGCGCGACGAGGACGGCGAGCCCGCTCCCGAGCGCGGAGAGTCGGAGCGCCTCCCGTCCCCGGCCGTCGAGGACCAGCCGGTGGCCGGGGAGCGTGACCGCCGCCGTGGCGGGGTCCGGAACCCCGAGTGCCAGCGCCGGCACCACGTCGAGAAAGGTGTGGACGACGCCGGCCGCGAGCATCGCCGCCCCCAGGGCGAGCGGCGGGCCGGGGAGGGCGGGCACGACGGACGCGAGCAACAGCGCGAAGTTGTTCGCGTGTAGCCCGGGCGTCAGCCCGCTACACGTCCCGAGGGCGACGCCCACGAGGACGTAGCCGAGCGTGGTGACACCGGCCGGCGTGGCGAGGCCCATCCCGCGGCGGTGGCCGCGGCATCGGGTTTCAATCTCCGGGGCGGCGAACCCCCGCGAGCCGCGGACGACGGCCGCGTGGCTCGCGGGGGTGGCGTCGCGAAAGAATCGGGTGGTCGTGACCGAATCAGCCGAAGAGTTCGCCGAGGCCCTCGCCGCTGGCCTCTTCGTCTTCTTCGTCCTCTTCCTCGGCCGCTTCCTCTTCGTCGGCCTCGTCGGCGGCCTCGTCGCCCTCGTCGTCATCGTCGTCGTCGCCAGCGGGGGCGCCACCGGCGGCGCCGCCGGCGGCGGGCGCGGCGGCGGCCGTGTCGATGGCCTCCTCGATGTCGACGTCCTCGAGGGCGGCGACCAGCGCCTTCACGCGGGACTGCTCCACGTCGACGCCGGCGGCCTCCAGGACCGCGGTCACGTTGTCTTCGTTGATCTCTTCGCCGGTCTCGTTCAGGATGAGTGCTGCGTAAACGTATTCCATTGGTTGTCTCCGTAGTTAGCCGAACATCGCGCCGAGACCCTCGCCGGCGTCGCCGCCGTCGTCGTCGTCGTCGTCGGCGTCGGCGTCGGTGTCGGTGTCGGCGTCCGCGTCGTCTTCGTCGCTCGATTCGTCGTCTTCGGCCTCGTCGGCCTCGGTCTCCGGGGTCGCCGCGGGCGCTTCCACGCCGCGCAGTTCCTCCGGGAGCGCCTCGTCGTCGTCGATGTGTGCCGCGAGGGCGCGCACCTGACTGTCGGCGGTGGCCACGAGGTCCGGCATCAGCTCGGGGTCCTCGATGGCGGCGTGGAGACCCACCGACTTGGCTTGGCCGGCCGCCTTGGCCAGCAGCGTGCCCGCGGTGCGGGCGGTCGGGTAGGCCGCGTTGACCGAGAGGTTGCGCGCGGCGGCCGCGGCCGACTCCACGTCGGCGCGGTACTCGTCGACGTCGATGGCGAGTTCCTCGGGTTCGAACAGGACGCCCTCGGAGTAGACCGCCCGGAGGTCGAGCCCGACTTCCTTGGGCTCGATCCCCAGTTCGCCGAGGACGTTCGCGAGTTCGTCGCTGACCTCCTCGCCGGCTTCGAGCACCGTCGAGTCGGCGGTCACCTTGATCGACCCGTCCATGATGCGGGCTTCGGCGCCCACCTGCTGGAGCTCGCCGACGAAGGGACCGGGATCGACCCCCGTGTCGCCCTCCGGGATCACGATGTCGTTGGGGGCGACCTCGCCCGCGTTGATCGGGGCGGGCGTCTTCGAGGCTTCCAGTTGCTGGAAGAGACCGAACGGGTTGTCGTTGGTGCCGATGAGGGCGACCTGCCCCGAGACGTACCCGGAGAGGTCCTCGTAGCCCTGATCGACCTCGTCGAGCGCGCGACTGAGAAGCGTGTTCCGGCTCATCCGGACCTCCGCGCTCCCGTGCAGGTCGCGACGCATGTTCTGGAGCTGTCGGCTCGGGATGCCGGTGACGCCGACGATCCCCACGCTGGCGTAGGATTCGATGAAGTCGACGAGTTCGTCGACCTCCGCGCGTTTCCACTGCGGGATCGTCTCGGTCTTCCGGGCGGCCTCGCTCTCGCTCATGCTTCGACCTCCACGGACGGCCCCATCGTCGTCTTGACGAAGATGGAGTCGATGTTGAGCGGTCCTTTCTCCAGGGCCGCCTCCAGGCGGCGGACGATGACGTCGATGTTGTCCGCGATCTCCTCGGCGTCCATGTCCTCCGCGCCGACGCGCGTGTGGAACGTGCGGCGGTCGCGGCTCCGGAGCTGAACCGTGTTCTTCATTCGTTCGACCGTCTCGACGACGTCGTCGTCGGGCTGGAGCGGCGTCGGCATCTTGCCGCGCGGCCCGAGGACGGTCCCGAGATACCGGCCGATATCCTGCATCATCGGCGCTTCCGCGACGAAGAAGTCGGTCTCGTCGGCGAGGTCCTTCGCGGCGTCGTCGTCGTCCCCGAGGTCTTCGAGTTCGTCGGGGCCGAGGACGTCGTCCGCGACCTCCTCTGCACGGAGGGCGGTCTCACCGGTTGCGAAGACGACGATCTGCGTTTCCTGGCCGGTACCGGCCGGCAGGACGACGCTCTCGTCGACGCGATTCGACGGGTCGTTGAGATCCAAGTCGCGCAGATTCACGGCGAGGTCGACCGTCTCGCGGAAGTTCCGCGGCGGTGCCTCGTCGAGTGCGCGAGAGACTGCTTGCTCTATTGTATCTGCCATCTTTCACCTCCGTAGTACGCTTGCGCTCCTACGGGTCAGTGAAACAGGCGTGGGCCTGTCTCATCGGAAGGTGGAGGATGTCGGACTTAAGTCCGTCGAAGCACCGACGACGACGACGTCGAAGACGGGCGTTTCGGCGGCGTACGCGACCGTCGGAGTCAGGCCCTCGGCGCCGCTCGTCGGCAGATGTGGATGTCGCTCTCGGGGAGCGTGAGCCACACTTCGTCGCCGACGGCGGGCGCTCGCTCGGCGAACGCCTCGACGGTCACGCGGTCGATGGAGACGGTCACGCGGGTGGTCGCGTCCTCGCGGACGGCGCGCTCGACGGTCCCGCGAACGTCGCCGTCGTCGCCGATGCCGACCGATTCGGGCCGGATCGTCACCACGTCGTCGCCCCCCACGTCGAGCGCCGAGCGGAGCGACGGCGCGTCGTCGAGGTCGATCACGTTCGATCCGGTGAACCGGGCGACCATCGGCGACTCCGGCCGGTGGAATACCTCCTCGGGCGTCCCGCTCTGGACGACCCCCCCGTCGTTCATGACGACGAGGCGATCCGCGAGAGCACGCGCAGTCGTCCGGTTGTGCGTCACATAGATGGCCGTCGCGTCCGCCAGCACGTCCGCGAGATCGTCGCGGAGCGCCTGTCTGGTCGGTACGTCGAGCGCCGCCAGCGGCTCGTCGAGCAGCATGACCTCGGGTCGTATCGCGAGCGCCCGGGCCAGTGCCACCCGCTGTTTCTCGCCGCCCGAGAGCGTGGGCGGGTAGCGGTCGGTCAGTCCGGACACGCCGAGTTCCGCGAGCAGGGCGTCCGGGTCGCGGGTGTCGTCGTGGTAGCGACTCCCGAAGTCGACGTTCTCGCGGACGGTCATGTGCGGGAAGAGCGCGTAGTCCTGGAAGACGAACCCGAAGTCCCGGTTTTCGGGGTCGGTGTCACTCACCCGCGCCCCGTCGAGCGTGACGGGGCCATCGTGGCGATGAAAGCCCGCCACGGTCTCCAGCAGGAGCGTCTTTCCGCTTCCGCTGGGGCCGAGAATGACGAGGCTCTCGCCCCGTTCTACCTCGATTTCGGCGTCGACGTGGAAGGAGTCCGCCCCGTCGGCGGAGAACATCGCCGACACGTCGGCGTGGAGGCTCATACGACGCCTCCGGTCGTCGTGCTGTCGGTGGTGAGATAGCGGATGATCAGGAAGATGAGCGCGGAGACACAGAGCAGGATGAACGCGACCGCACCGCTCTCGGCGAGGCCGCCCTGCAGGTACGTCCCGTAGACGAACACGGGAGCGTGCTGGGTCGTCACCTCACCGCCGGACGGCGGGTAGAAGAAGGAGACGGAGTAGGCGACGACGGCGACGGCGCCGAACTCGGAGACGGCGCGTGCCCACGCGAGGACGCCGCCGGTGATCATCCCCCGAATCGCGAGGGGGGCCGTCACCCGGCGGAACGTGTCCCAGCGGTTCGCGCCGTGGATGCGCGAGGCGTACTCCAGCCGGTCGTTGATCGACTCGAACGCCTCGCGCGTAGCGTTGACGGCGTAGGGGGCGCTCACGAACGTCATCGCGAGCACCATCCCGATCATGCTCCCGAGGACGGTGACGTTCGGGAAGGCGCCGCCCTTCCCGAAGCCGAAGAGGATGAGGATGCCCGCGACGCTGTGGGGGACGACCAGCGGCAGGTCGACGAGACTCTCGACCAACTGTTGGCCGGCGAACCCCTCCGAGAACAGGTGTGCGAGCGGGATGCCGAACGCCAGGCTGACGATGGCTGCCAGTAGCGGACCGTAGATGCCGAGATAGAGCATCCGATGGACGTCTGAACTGAGCGCCTTCTCGACGACGATGGACGGCTGTTGTCGCGCGACGAACATGAACAACGGGAGTCCGAGCGCGACCATCAGGATGCTCCCCATCGTCGCAGCGGCGACGACGAAGGAGTCGCGCCGGAGCAGGTACGCCGTGACCGCCGTACTGCCGATCATGAAGAAGGCGTACCACGTCGATCGACCGATGGTGTACGCGCCGGCGAAGGCGAGTCCCTGTATCACGACGAACGCCACGGCCAGCGATACGCGCCCGACCCCGTCCAACGAGAATCGCGCCTCAGTACTCGTAGCCATTGCTATCGTTATTTCCATTCAGAAACATAGCTGTGTCGGAGCGGGGAGCTCCGTTACAGTTCGAGCGGACCGAGGTTGCTCTTCGCGCTGGCCACGTTCATCACCCGATCAGGCACGGCGTCCTGACCGCTCTGGGGGACGACGATGGGGTCGACAGGGACGAGCCCCAACTCTTCGAGCACCGACTGACCGGCGTCGCTGCCGAAGTACTCGATCCACGCGGCGCCCGCTTCGGGGTTGGGCGCGACGTTCGGGACGGTCATCCCGTACGCAATTGGGGCGCCGGTGAACGTCCCGCTGTCGGTTTCGACTTCCGCCTTCGCGTAGTGTTCCGCGTACTCGCTCGTCGCCTGCGAGAGGTCGACCTGGGGCTGGAGGTCGATGTAGGGCATGTCCGCCGTACTGGAGATGGACTGGTAGTAGAAGGCGTAGTCGAGGGCACCGGACTCCAGTTGCCCTTTGAGCTTCGTCTCCGTTCCCGTCGGCACGGTGGAGTTCTCGCGGAGCTTCTCGTAGGTGGACTGGTCGTAGAGCGACGACCCGTCGAACTCCTCGGCGCCGAGTTGCTGGGTCATGACCGCACGGTAGCCGCCGGGGTCGACCGCGGGGTCGGAGTGGCCGATGGTCACGTCGTCGCGCGACAGGACTTCCCACCAGTTGTCCTTCGAGATTTCGTCCGCGCCCGGCGAGTCCTCGCGGTACTGGATCGACATCGAGTTCGTCGTGAAGATGGTGTACCAGTCGCCGTAGTCGGGGACGATTCGGTCCCGAATGAGCCGGAAGTCGGAGGTTCCGAGGACGGACGCACGGCGACCCTGCTGGGTGATCTTCTGGGTCGAGGCGACCGATCCCTTCGGTTCGCGGTTCACGTCGACGCCGTACTCCTCCTCGAACGTCGGTTCGGCCTCGCTGAACGCCGCCGCGAGGCTACCGGCGTGGAAGATGGTCATCGAACCGCTGACTTCGGACTCCGGCGTGCTGGTCTCGGTCGGCGTGTCCGTCGCCTCGCCGCCGGAGTCCATCGACTCCTCGGTCGCCGTCGCAGTTGCCGTCGGATCGCTACCGCCACCACCGCCGCCGGAACAGCCGGCGAGCCCCGCCATCCCGGCCGCGCCGAGCCCCTTCAGCACGTCGCGGCGCGATCGTCCCCGAACGACCTGCTTCCAGTGCTCTTTTTGTGCTTGCAGCCAGCTCGGCGCATCTTTCCGTTGTTTCATTGTTAGCACAACGGCGTTGTGTTTTATGTGATATAACGTCTTTGATCGCCGCCGGGATGGTCACGACAACACCTTTTTGAACGGCCCCCGTGCGGAACGTATGGAGTTCTCGACCGAGTTCGACGCCCGGATCGGACGGGACGACGTGACACTCGCCGAGCGCGACGTCGTCCTCCTGCGGGCCATCGACGACCACGGGTCGATCAACGCCGCCGCGACGGAACTCGGCCGCTCGTACTCGCGGGCCCAACAGCGGATCGTCGAACTGGAGGGGGCCTTCGGCGACCTGGTGGCACGCAAGCGGGGCGGGTCGGGTGGGGGCGGCAGCCACCTGACGGACCTCGCACGGGAGCTACTGAACCGGTACGATCGGCTCAGCGCCGAGTTCAGCGGCGTCGCCGAAACCGAGGAGACCGTCCTCTCGGGACGGATCGTCGACCGCGACGGGGAACTGGCGACCGTCGAGACGGCGGCGGGGACCCTCGGGGCGCTCGTCCCGCGGAGCGACGACGGGAGCGAGGCCCGGCTAACCCTCCGCGCCGACGCAGTGACGTTACAGAGTCCCTCCCGATCGCCCGACGAGGATCGGACCAGCGCCCGCAACCGCCTGGAGGGGACCGTCCTCGCCGTCGACCGGGGCGAGGCCGTCGCTCACGTCACCGTCGAGGTGGGCGAGGGGGTGTCGCTCGCGGCCCTCGTCACCGTCGCCAGCGTCGAGGAACTGAACCTCCACCGCGGCACGCCGGTCGTCGCCTCGTTCAAGGCCACCGCCACGCGGGGCGTCCGGACGGCCTAGGGACCGACGACCATGGTCGGTACGGGCGCCGTCCGGACGGTCCGCTCGGCGACACTGCCCAGCAGGACCCGTTCGACGCCGGTTCGGCCGTGGGTCCCCAGGACCACCA is from Haloplanus salinarum and encodes:
- a CDS encoding HVO_2753 family zinc finger protein; translation: MSQTEGKQERQCVSCGINISGMSAASFKCPDCGQQIYRCAKCRKQSNLYECPDCGFRGP
- a CDS encoding tripartite tricarboxylate transporter permease: MGLATPAGVTTLGYVLVGVALGTCSGLTPGLHANNFALLLASVVPALPGPPLALGAAMLAAGVVHTFLDVVPALALGVPDPATAAVTLPGHRLVLDGRGREALRLSALGSGLAVLVALPVAVPLTRVVDAVYPTLRRHLPLVLAGVALVVVATEPTWRRRLAAVGTLAVAAGLGWATLALDPAGLAAAGSVLAPLFAGLFGAPVLIEALEGEGVPPQAEPTVSLGRRTVLGTAGAGAGAGALVGYLPGVSAAVGTVLVLPVVPGRSGARGFLVASSGANTANTVFALFALVALGTPRTGVMVAMERVDATGPLLPLVGATCLAAAAGFALVVSVGDAYLRTVGRLDYTRVSLGTGCLLVAVAYLFAGVVGLAVFALATFVGLLPVVLGVRRVHLMAVLAPAVVPS
- a CDS encoding 50S ribosomal protein L10 translates to MSESEAARKTETIPQWKRAEVDELVDFIESYASVGIVGVTGIPSRQLQNMRRDLHGSAEVRMSRNTLLSRALDEVDQGYEDLSGYVSGQVALIGTNDNPFGLFQQLEASKTPAPINAGEVAPNDIVIPEGDTGVDPGPFVGELQQVGAEARIMDGSIKVTADSTVLEAGEEVSDELANVLGELGIEPKEVGLDLRAVYSEGVLFEPEELAIDVDEYRADVESAAAAARNLSVNAAYPTARTAGTLLAKAAGQAKSVGLHAAIEDPELMPDLVATADSQVRALAAHIDDDEALPEELRGVEAPAATPETEADEAEDDESSDEDDADADTDTDADADDDDDDGGDAGEGLGAMFG
- a CDS encoding extracellular solute-binding protein — encoded protein: MKQRKDAPSWLQAQKEHWKQVVRGRSRRDVLKGLGAAGMAGLAGCSGGGGGGSDPTATATATEESMDSGGEATDTPTETSTPESEVSGSMTIFHAGSLAAAFSEAEPTFEEEYGVDVNREPKGSVASTQKITQQGRRASVLGTSDFRLIRDRIVPDYGDWYTIFTTNSMSIQYREDSPGADEISKDNWWEVLSRDDVTIGHSDPAVDPGGYRAVMTQQLGAEEFDGSSLYDQSTYEKLRENSTVPTGTETKLKGQLESGALDYAFYYQSISSTADMPYIDLQPQVDLSQATSEYAEHYAKAEVETDSGTFTGAPIAYGMTVPNVAPNPEAGAAWIEYFGSDAGQSVLEELGLVPVDPIVVPQSGQDAVPDRVMNVASAKSNLGPLEL
- a CDS encoding TOBE domain-containing protein yields the protein MEFSTEFDARIGRDDVTLAERDVVLLRAIDDHGSINAAATELGRSYSRAQQRIVELEGAFGDLVARKRGGSGGGGSHLTDLARELLNRYDRLSAEFSGVAETEETVLSGRIVDRDGELATVETAAGTLGALVPRSDDGSEARLTLRADAVTLQSPSRSPDEDRTSARNRLEGTVLAVDRGEAVAHVTVEVGEGVSLAALVTVASVEELNLHRGTPVVASFKATATRGVRTA
- a CDS encoding 50S ribosomal protein L1, giving the protein MADTIEQAVSRALDEAPPRNFRETVDLAVNLRDLDLNDPSNRVDESVVLPAGTGQETQIVVFATGETALRAEEVADDVLGPDELEDLGDDDDAAKDLADETDFFVAEAPMMQDIGRYLGTVLGPRGKMPTPLQPDDDVVETVERMKNTVQLRSRDRRTFHTRVGAEDMDAEEIADNIDVIVRRLEAALEKGPLNIDSIFVKTTMGPSVEVEA
- a CDS encoding ABC transporter permease translates to MATSTEARFSLDGVGRVSLAVAFVVIQGLAFAGAYTIGRSTWYAFFMIGSTAVTAYLLRRDSFVVAAATMGSILMVALGLPLFMFVARQQPSIVVEKALSSDVHRMLYLGIYGPLLAAIVSLAFGIPLAHLFSEGFAGQQLVESLVDLPLVVPHSVAGILILFGFGKGGAFPNVTVLGSMIGMVLAMTFVSAPYAVNATREAFESINDRLEYASRIHGANRWDTFRRVTAPLAIRGMITGGVLAWARAVSEFGAVAVVAYSVSFFYPPSGGEVTTQHAPVFVYGTYLQGGLAESGAVAFILLCVSALIFLIIRYLTTDSTTTGGVV
- the rpl12p gene encoding 50S ribosomal protein P1 is translated as MEYVYAALILNETGEEINEDNVTAVLEAAGVDVEQSRVKALVAALEDVDIEEAIDTAAAAPAAGGAAGGAPAGDDDDDDEGDEAADEADEEEAAEEEDEEDEEASGEGLGELFG
- a CDS encoding ABC transporter ATP-binding protein, with the protein product MSLHADVSAMFSADGADSFHVDAEIEVERGESLVILGPSGSGKTLLLETVAGFHRHDGPVTLDGARVSDTDPENRDFGFVFQDYALFPHMTVRENVDFGSRYHDDTRDPDALLAELGVSGLTDRYPPTLSGGEKQRVALARALAIRPEVMLLDEPLAALDVPTRQALRDDLADVLADATAIYVTHNRTTARALADRLVVMNDGGVVQSGTPEEVFHRPESPMVARFTGSNVIDLDDAPSLRSALDVGGDDVVTIRPESVGIGDDGDVRGTVERAVREDATTRVTVSIDRVTVEAFAERAPAVGDEVWLTLPESDIHICRRAAPRA